In the Micromonospora narathiwatensis genome, one interval contains:
- a CDS encoding DUF58 domain-containing protein yields the protein MTWRAALLLAAGAATLPAWPAPFLGVAVMTGAVLLLAAVDWALAAPPHALTATRTGDRTVRLGGTATVTLHLANTSGRTLRARVRDAWVPSAGARPDVPPGQVLTVEPGDTAELPVRLTPARRGDRPAAALTVRSFGPLRLAFRQRTGRPATPPWTLRVLPRFDSRRHLPEKLAKLRIIDGVQVTRGRGQGTEFDTLREYVVGDDVRSIDWRASARHSDVLVRTWRPERDRRLVCVLDTGRTSAVRVGDEPRLDTAIDAALLLTALAARAGDRVDLLAADSAVRAAVTGSGRPTLLTRLVDALAPLQPALVETDFELIAGEVLRRERRRSLVVLFTALEAGPLGEGLLPVLPRLAARHRVVIAATHDPVLTGLTTTPPTGPDDVYAAAAAWRALAERDRVRAALSRHGVTVVDAPADRLAPAIADTYLRLKSLGQL from the coding sequence ATGACCTGGCGGGCGGCGCTGCTGCTCGCGGCGGGCGCGGCCACCCTGCCGGCCTGGCCGGCGCCGTTTCTCGGCGTCGCCGTGATGACCGGCGCGGTGCTGCTGCTCGCCGCCGTCGACTGGGCCCTCGCGGCGCCGCCGCACGCGCTCACCGCCACCCGCACCGGCGACCGGACGGTCCGGTTGGGCGGCACCGCCACGGTCACCCTGCACCTGGCCAACACCTCCGGTCGTACGCTGCGCGCCCGGGTACGCGACGCGTGGGTGCCGTCGGCGGGGGCCCGGCCGGACGTACCGCCGGGACAGGTGCTGACCGTCGAGCCCGGCGACACGGCCGAACTGCCGGTCCGCCTCACCCCGGCCCGGCGCGGCGACCGCCCCGCGGCGGCGCTGACCGTACGCTCCTTCGGGCCGCTGCGGCTGGCGTTCCGGCAGCGTACCGGCCGTCCCGCCACGCCGCCCTGGACGCTGCGCGTGCTGCCCCGCTTCGACTCTCGGCGGCATCTGCCCGAGAAGCTGGCGAAACTGCGGATCATCGACGGCGTCCAGGTGACCCGGGGACGCGGCCAGGGCACCGAGTTCGACACCCTGCGCGAGTACGTGGTCGGCGACGACGTGCGCTCGATCGACTGGCGGGCCAGCGCGCGCCACTCGGACGTGCTGGTGCGTACCTGGCGGCCGGAGCGGGACCGGCGGCTGGTCTGCGTGCTGGACACCGGCCGCACCTCCGCCGTACGGGTCGGCGACGAGCCCCGGCTGGACACCGCGATCGACGCGGCGTTGCTGCTCACCGCCCTCGCCGCCCGGGCCGGTGACCGGGTCGACCTGCTCGCCGCCGACAGCGCGGTCCGGGCGGCGGTGACCGGCAGCGGTCGCCCCACCCTGCTCACCCGGCTGGTGGACGCGCTCGCCCCACTCCAGCCGGCGCTGGTGGAGACCGACTTCGAGCTGATCGCCGGCGAGGTGCTACGCCGGGAGCGACGGCGCAGCCTGGTGGTGCTCTTCACCGCCCTGGAGGCGGGCCCGCTCGGCGAGGGCCTGCTACCGGTGCTGCCCCGGCTGGCCGCCCGGCACCGGGTGGTGATCGCGGCGACCCACGACCCGGTGCTCACCGGGCTCACCACCACCCCGCCGACCGGGCCGGACGACGTGTACGCCGCCGCGGCGGCCTGGCGGGCGCTCGCCGAACGGGACCGCGTCCGGGCCGCACTGTCCCGGCACGGCGTGACCGTGGTGGACGCCCCCGCCGACCGCCTCGCCCCGGCGATCGCCGACACCTACCTGCGCCTCAAGTCCCTCGGCCAGCTCTGA
- a CDS encoding AAA family ATPase, producing the protein MTGPVFAAAPAVAQPDARAALHRLRAEVAKAVVGQDAVVTGLVIALLCRGHVLLEGVPGVAKTLLIRTVATALDLRSKRVQFTPDLMPGDVTGSLIFDPRTAAFTFREGPVFTNLLLADEINRTPPKTQSALLEVMEERQVSVEGERRPLPEPFIVAATQNPVEYEGTYPLPEAQLDRFLLKLTVPLPNRDEELGVLRAHHAGFDPRDLHAAGVRPVATAADLAAAREAVHRVHVAEPLLGYIVDLCRATRAAPALELGASPRGATALLSAAKAWSWLAGRDHVTPDDVKAVARPTLRHRLRLRPEVELEGVGVDAVLDAVLATVPTPR; encoded by the coding sequence GTGACCGGACCCGTCTTCGCCGCCGCGCCGGCCGTCGCGCAGCCCGACGCCCGGGCCGCCCTGCACCGGCTGCGGGCCGAGGTGGCCAAGGCCGTCGTCGGGCAGGACGCCGTGGTCACCGGCCTGGTGATCGCGCTGCTCTGCCGCGGGCACGTGCTGCTGGAGGGCGTGCCCGGGGTGGCCAAGACCCTGCTGATCCGGACCGTGGCCACCGCGCTCGACCTGCGGTCCAAGCGGGTCCAGTTCACCCCAGACCTGATGCCCGGCGACGTCACCGGGTCACTGATCTTCGACCCGCGCACCGCCGCGTTCACCTTCCGGGAAGGGCCGGTCTTCACCAACCTGCTCCTCGCCGACGAGATCAACCGCACGCCCCCGAAGACCCAGTCGGCGTTGCTGGAGGTGATGGAGGAGCGGCAGGTCTCCGTCGAGGGCGAGCGCCGCCCGCTGCCCGAGCCGTTCATCGTCGCCGCCACCCAGAACCCGGTCGAGTACGAGGGCACCTACCCGCTGCCCGAGGCGCAGCTCGACCGGTTCCTGCTCAAGCTGACCGTGCCGCTGCCCAACCGCGACGAGGAACTCGGCGTGCTCCGCGCGCACCACGCCGGCTTCGACCCGCGCGACCTGCACGCCGCCGGCGTACGCCCGGTGGCCACCGCCGCCGACCTGGCCGCGGCCCGGGAGGCGGTGCACCGGGTGCACGTGGCCGAGCCGCTGCTCGGCTACATCGTGGACCTGTGCCGGGCCACCCGGGCCGCCCCGGCCCTGGAGCTGGGCGCCTCGCCGCGAGGGGCCACCGCACTGCTCAGCGCCGCCAAGGCGTGGTCCTGGCTGGCCGGCCGGGACCACGTCACCCCGGACGACGTGAAGGCGGTGGCCCGGCCCACCCTGCGGCACCGGCTCCGGCTGCGCCCCGAGGTCGAGTTGGAGGGCGTGGGCGTCGACGCGGTGCTGGACGCGGTGCTGGCCACCGTGCCGACGCCCCGATGA
- a CDS encoding DUF4350 domain-containing protein: MTATLDPRPVAPARARRRVHRLLIPLGLAVLLIVATLVFHAVDQPDATDRGFLSPAATGDDGGSRLAEALRAQGVTVRRETDIRQALRAAQAGPATLFVPAPDLVHPGTVAALANLPPGSRLVLVDPSRWLLAGLDVPLTPAERRWATRATSPDADGRRCPLAEADRAGTAAADRQRYATRGSATADRCYSGGLVRVRWRTELVVIGTSDPFRNDRIDEWGNRALATGLLGGDRPLVWLDLPGATPAPGGPGWSPGTDGDGRPTRPSQRPDDRADSPQHQDNPLWDAFPTWFWALLVQLALAGLLVMLWRARRLGPPVPEPLPVTVRSAETVLGRARLYRRAGARGPAAETLRAAALARLRPRLNLPADTPPAEVAALVAEYAGEDVERVGELLHGAEPTTDQELLELARDLDALTRTLVHPTEGDPR, translated from the coding sequence GTGACCGCCACCCTCGACCCCCGCCCGGTCGCCCCGGCCCGAGCCCGGCGCCGCGTGCACCGGCTGCTGATCCCGCTCGGGCTGGCCGTGCTGCTGATCGTGGCCACCCTGGTCTTCCACGCCGTCGACCAGCCCGACGCCACCGACCGGGGCTTCCTCTCCCCGGCCGCCACCGGGGACGACGGCGGCAGCCGGCTGGCCGAGGCGCTGCGCGCGCAGGGCGTGACCGTACGCCGCGAGACCGACATCCGGCAGGCGCTGCGCGCCGCCCAGGCCGGCCCGGCGACGCTCTTCGTACCGGCCCCGGACCTGGTGCACCCGGGCACCGTCGCCGCCCTGGCCAACCTGCCGCCCGGCAGCCGGCTGGTGCTTGTGGACCCGTCCCGGTGGCTGCTCGCGGGGCTGGACGTGCCGCTGACGCCGGCCGAGCGCCGGTGGGCCACCCGGGCCACCAGCCCGGACGCCGACGGCCGCAGGTGTCCCCTTGCCGAGGCCGACCGCGCCGGCACCGCCGCCGCCGACCGGCAGCGCTACGCGACCCGGGGCAGCGCGACCGCCGACCGCTGCTACTCCGGGGGGCTGGTCCGGGTGCGGTGGCGTACCGAGCTGGTGGTGATCGGGACCAGCGACCCGTTCCGGAACGACCGGATCGACGAGTGGGGCAACCGTGCCCTCGCCACCGGCCTGCTCGGCGGCGACCGCCCGTTGGTCTGGCTCGACCTGCCCGGCGCGACCCCCGCACCCGGCGGGCCGGGCTGGTCACCCGGCACCGACGGCGACGGCCGGCCAACCCGCCCGTCCCAGCGTCCCGACGACCGGGCGGACAGCCCGCAGCACCAGGACAACCCGCTCTGGGACGCCTTCCCGACCTGGTTCTGGGCCCTGCTGGTCCAGCTCGCGCTGGCCGGGCTGCTGGTGATGCTCTGGCGCGCCCGCCGGCTCGGCCCACCCGTGCCGGAGCCGCTACCGGTGACCGTCCGCTCCGCCGAGACCGTGCTCGGTCGGGCCCGCCTCTACCGACGGGCCGGCGCCCGGGGACCGGCCGCCGAGACCCTGCGCGCCGCCGCGCTGGCCCGGCTGCGGCCCCGGCTGAACCTGCCGGCCGACACACCGCCCGCCGAGGTGGCCGCCCTGGTCGCCGAGTACGCCGGCGAGGACGTCGAGCGGGTGGGGGAGCTGCTGCACGGCGCCGAGCCGACCACCGACCAGGAACTGCTGGAACTGGCCCGCGACCTGGACGCCCTGACCCGTACCCTCGTCCACCCGACCGAAGGAGATCCCCGGTGA
- a CDS encoding DUF4129 domain-containing protein produces MSRWWTEAVAALGDVVPLPLAALLVLLAGLLAALAWYFFPAWVPSRLPRPHLPRLRRPRLRLRLPRMRLPRLRLRLPKLRLPRLRRRRPKPRWTGDAPPVPAPRAPEPVAAAPGSRADRLAAEGRYAEAVRERLRDMVRELVDRRVVEVRPGMTVTELTTAAAHVRPRVHRTLHAAATIFSDLWYAQRPATREHDHRMRDLATDLHRELTGDGEHR; encoded by the coding sequence GTGAGCCGTTGGTGGACCGAGGCGGTCGCCGCGCTCGGGGACGTCGTACCGCTGCCGCTGGCCGCCCTGCTCGTGCTGCTCGCCGGGCTGCTGGCCGCCCTGGCCTGGTACTTCTTCCCGGCCTGGGTGCCCAGCCGGCTGCCCCGGCCACACCTGCCCCGCCTGCGCCGGCCCCGGCTCCGACTCCGGCTGCCCCGGATGCGGCTGCCCCGACTGCGGCTGCGGCTGCCGAAGTTGCGGCTGCCGCGGCTGCGTCGGCGCCGGCCGAAGCCCCGGTGGACGGGCGACGCGCCGCCGGTGCCCGCGCCCCGCGCCCCCGAGCCGGTGGCCGCCGCACCCGGCAGCCGCGCCGACCGGCTCGCCGCCGAGGGCCGGTACGCCGAGGCGGTCCGGGAACGGCTCCGCGACATGGTCCGCGAACTGGTCGACCGGCGGGTCGTCGAGGTACGCCCCGGAATGACGGTCACCGAGCTGACCACGGCGGCGGCCCACGTCCGGCCCCGGGTGCACCGCACCCTGCACGCCGCCGCAACGATCTTCTCCGACCTCTGGTACGCCCAACGACCGGCCACCCGGGAGCACGACCACCGGATGCGCGACCTCGCCACCGACCTGCACCGCGAGCTGACCGGGGACGGTGAGCACCGGTGA
- the mtrA gene encoding MtrAB system response regulator MtrA, with protein sequence MRARVLVVDDDPALAEMLGIVLRSEGFVPSFVADGERALAAFRESRPDIVLLDLMLPGMSGIDVARAIRGESGVPIVMLTAKSDTVDVVLGLESGADDYVVKPFKPKELVARMRARLRRGEDVAPELLTIGPPGNQISIDVPAHTVSRDGEEVKLTPLEFDLLVALARKPRQVFTREVLLEQVWGYRHAADTRLVNVHVQRLRAKIEPDPERPEIILTVRGVGYKAGTG encoded by the coding sequence ATGAGAGCCCGGGTACTGGTGGTCGACGACGACCCCGCGCTCGCCGAGATGCTCGGCATCGTGCTGCGTAGCGAGGGCTTCGTGCCCTCCTTCGTCGCGGACGGGGAACGGGCGCTGGCCGCGTTCCGCGAGAGCCGGCCCGACATCGTCCTGCTCGACCTGATGCTGCCCGGTATGAGCGGAATCGACGTGGCCCGGGCGATCCGGGGCGAGTCCGGCGTGCCGATCGTCATGCTGACCGCCAAGAGCGACACGGTCGACGTGGTGCTCGGGCTGGAGTCCGGGGCCGACGACTACGTGGTGAAGCCGTTCAAGCCAAAGGAGCTGGTGGCCCGGATGCGGGCCCGGCTGCGCCGGGGCGAGGACGTGGCGCCCGAGCTGCTCACCATTGGCCCGCCGGGCAACCAGATCTCGATCGACGTGCCGGCCCACACCGTCAGCCGGGACGGCGAGGAGGTGAAGCTGACTCCGCTGGAGTTCGACCTGCTGGTCGCGCTCGCCCGCAAGCCGCGTCAGGTCTTCACCCGCGAGGTGCTGCTGGAGCAGGTCTGGGGCTACCGGCACGCCGCCGACACCCGCCTGGTGAACGTGCACGTCCAGCGGCTGCGCGCCAAGATCGAGCCGGACCCGGAGCGACCCGAA